Genomic window (Thermoflexus sp.):
GGAAAGCAGCCCATCCCATTCCCCGCCTGATCCCAGGAGGCGCTCAGGATCGCATGGGGGAGGCGATGATCCAAAGAGGAAAAGCTTTCCCGGTGTGGGAATCTGCCGTTCGGTCCCTGCGTTACTGGTTAACCCCCGGGCTGGGGGTCAAGCGATGGCTGGTCCTGCTGCTGGTGGGGATTACCGAGCTGGCCCTGGCGCTGGCCTATGTGCTGGTCACCATCTATCGAGAGCAACCGTTGCCCCCGATCTTCTATTACCTGACCCTACAGTTCATCCCCCGTCTGGGCCGGGCGGTGCTCTTCGGATTCCTGGGCCTCGCGACCACCGGGTTCGCCCTGGTGCGGCTGAATCGCACGCTGCTTTCCCCCTTCGTGCAACCCGGCCGGGATGTGGCGGAGATCCTGCACCGTCACCGGCAGCGGGAGCGCGGGCCGCGGATCGTCGTCATCGGGGGCGGCACCGGCCAGTCGACGCTGTTGCGCGGCTTGAAGGGGATGAGCGCGCGGCTGACGGCAGTGGTCACGGTGGCAGACGATGGAGGCAGCTCCGGCCGCTTGCGGCGCGAGATGGGGCTGCTGCCGCCAGGGGATTTTCGCAACTGCCTCGCGGCCCTGGCGGAGGCGGAGCCCCTGATGACCGCCCTCTTCCAGTATCGGTTCGGTCGGGGAACGGGCCTGAACGGCCATGCCTTCGGCAACCTGTTCATCGCCGCGATGGCCGAGATCACCGGAAGCTTCGAGCAGGCCGTGGCGGAATCCAGCCGCGTCCTGGCCGTCCGCGGCCGGGTGTTGCCGTGCACCGTGGAGCATGTCGTGCTGGCCGCTGAGATCCGGGACGCCGAGGGGCGGATCCATCGGGTCGATGGGGAATCCGCGATCCCAGAGGTCCGGGGCCGCATTGAGCGGGTGTGGCTGATCCCCGAGCATGCCCGCGCTTATCCGGAGACGATCCGGGCGATCCTGGAGGCCGATCTGATCGTCCTGGGCCCGGGAAGTCTTTACACCAGCGTGCTGCCCAATTTGCTGGTCGAGGGGATCGTTCCGGCGATCCGGGCCAGCCGGGCCCTGAAAGTGTATGTGTGCAATGTGGCCACCCAGATCGGGGAGACCGAAGGCTATGGTGTGGCGGATCATGTGCAGGCCATCGAACGCCATGTGGGATCCGGCCTGTTCCACCTCGTGCTGGTAAACAGCCGGACGGATGTGGCGTGGAAGGAAGTCCCGGAGGAGGTCGGCGAGCTGGTGCGCTGGGATGGGCAGCCGATCCCTCCCTACACGGTGGTGGCGATGGATGTCATCGATGAGCGAACGCCATGGCGCCATGACCCGGAGAAGCTCGCCCGGGCGCTGATGATGCTC
Coding sequences:
- a CDS encoding gluconeogenesis factor YvcK family protein, translated to MIQRGKAFPVWESAVRSLRYWLTPGLGVKRWLVLLLVGITELALALAYVLVTIYREQPLPPIFYYLTLQFIPRLGRAVLFGFLGLATTGFALVRLNRTLLSPFVQPGRDVAEILHRHRQRERGPRIVVIGGGTGQSTLLRGLKGMSARLTAVVTVADDGGSSGRLRREMGLLPPGDFRNCLAALAEAEPLMTALFQYRFGRGTGLNGHAFGNLFIAAMAEITGSFEQAVAESSRVLAVRGRVLPCTVEHVVLAAEIRDAEGRIHRVDGESAIPEVRGRIERVWLIPEHARAYPETIRAILEADLIVLGPGSLYTSVLPNLLVEGIVPAIRASRALKVYVCNVATQIGETEGYGVADHVQAIERHVGSGLFHLVLVNSRTDVAWKEVPEEVGELVRWDGQPIPPYTVVAMDVIDERTPWRHDPEKLARALMMLYERYRR